In one window of Frigoriglobus tundricola DNA:
- the cysW gene encoding sulfate ABC transporter permease subunit CysW — translation MGAETNRSVSHPVSARPDAVEGATPGPGAEEALPRTRSASAPVFPPAVRPHRRAADPWYVRWALVGATLAIVGILIVIPLVSVFAQATAKGLGVYWDSLAANPDTRHAVFLTLVVAPVAVAMNVVGGIAAAWAIARFRFPGRAVLITLIDLPFSVSPVVAGLLFVLLFGVQAPLGVWLRDHGYQVIFAPPALVLATAFVTFPFVARELIPVLEAVGPEEELAARCLGASGWQLFWRITVPNVKWGLLYGIILSNARAMGEFGAVYVVSGRIEGQTDTMPLRVQKLWEGSNNTAAFALASVLTLLALVTLVLKVLIEPKVRAEATPTVPQSTE, via the coding sequence ATGGGAGCTGAAACGAACCGGAGCGTCTCGCACCCGGTTTCTGCGCGGCCCGACGCAGTCGAGGGAGCGACACCCGGTCCCGGAGCCGAGGAGGCACTCCCGCGCACACGTTCCGCTTCAGCCCCTGTGTTCCCGCCCGCGGTTCGCCCGCACCGGCGGGCGGCCGACCCGTGGTACGTCCGTTGGGCACTCGTCGGGGCCACACTGGCGATCGTCGGGATTCTGATCGTTATTCCGCTGGTGAGCGTGTTTGCCCAGGCCACGGCGAAAGGGCTGGGTGTCTACTGGGACAGCCTCGCCGCGAACCCGGACACCCGGCACGCGGTGTTCCTCACTCTGGTGGTGGCGCCGGTGGCCGTGGCCATGAACGTCGTGGGCGGGATCGCCGCGGCGTGGGCGATCGCCCGCTTTCGGTTCCCCGGACGCGCGGTTCTCATCACGCTGATCGACCTGCCGTTTTCGGTCTCTCCGGTGGTGGCGGGCCTCTTGTTCGTGCTGCTGTTCGGCGTGCAGGCGCCACTCGGTGTCTGGCTCCGCGATCACGGGTATCAGGTGATTTTCGCTCCGCCGGCGTTGGTGCTGGCCACCGCCTTCGTGACGTTCCCCTTCGTTGCCCGCGAGCTGATCCCCGTTCTCGAGGCGGTCGGTCCGGAGGAGGAACTGGCGGCCCGGTGCCTGGGTGCGAGCGGGTGGCAGCTGTTCTGGCGGATCACGGTCCCGAACGTGAAGTGGGGGCTGCTGTACGGCATCATCCTGAGTAACGCCCGGGCGATGGGCGAGTTCGGAGCCGTCTACGTGGTGTCCGGCCGCATCGAGGGGCAGACGGACACGATGCCGCTGCGCGTACAAAAGCTCTGGGAGGGATCGAACAACACCGCCGCTTTCGCGCTGGCGTCGGTGCTGACCTTGCTGGCGCTCGTCACACTCGTTCTGAAGGTGCTGATCGAGCCGAAAGTGCGTGCCGAAGCCACGCCGACGGTACCGCAGTCAACTGAGTGA
- the cysT gene encoding sulfate ABC transporter permease subunit CysT has translation MSSGVSRRALPGFGLGLGYAVVYLGLLVLIPLAACLVKAASLGPEEFLAAAWTPRARAAYALTFGVALIAALVNVVLGTIVGWTLVRYEFPGRRLLDALVDVPLALPTAVAGLVYASLYVKTGWLGQFLEPIGIRAAYSRLGIVLVLVFTGFPFVVRTIQPVLADIDVEFEEAGAVLGASRWQTFRRVILPMLIPPALTGFALAFARGLGEYGSVIFISSNKIFETEIAPMLVLVRLEEYSYAEAAAIATVLLGFSFVLLAAINYLERRSKRYGS, from the coding sequence ATGAGTAGCGGGGTGAGTCGGCGCGCGCTGCCGGGGTTCGGCCTCGGCCTCGGGTACGCCGTCGTGTACCTGGGGCTGCTCGTGCTGATCCCGTTGGCGGCGTGCCTGGTGAAAGCCGCCTCGCTCGGGCCGGAGGAGTTCCTGGCGGCCGCCTGGACGCCCCGCGCGCGGGCCGCATACGCGCTCACGTTCGGCGTCGCGCTGATTGCCGCGCTGGTGAACGTTGTGCTCGGGACCATCGTCGGCTGGACGCTGGTGCGGTACGAGTTCCCCGGCCGGCGCCTCTTGGACGCACTCGTGGACGTGCCACTCGCCCTGCCGACCGCGGTCGCCGGTCTCGTGTACGCGAGCCTGTACGTGAAGACCGGGTGGCTCGGCCAGTTTCTGGAGCCGATCGGGATCCGGGCCGCGTACTCGCGCCTCGGGATCGTCCTGGTGCTGGTGTTCACCGGGTTCCCGTTCGTCGTGCGGACGATCCAGCCGGTCCTGGCGGACATCGACGTCGAGTTCGAGGAGGCCGGTGCGGTACTCGGCGCGAGCCGGTGGCAGACGTTCCGCCGGGTGATCCTCCCGATGCTGATCCCGCCTGCGCTCACCGGCTTCGCACTGGCGTTCGCACGCGGCCTCGGCGAATACGGGTCCGTCATTTTCATTTCGAGCAACAAGATCTTCGAAACCGAGATCGCACCGATGCTGGTGCTGGTGCGGTTGGAGGAATACTCCTACGCGGAGGCCGCGGCCATCGCGACCGTACTCCTCGGGTTCTCGTTCGTACTCCTCGCCGCGATCAACTACCTCGAACGCCGGAGCAAGCGGTATGGGAGCTGA
- a CDS encoding sulfate ABC transporter substrate-binding protein, protein MWKRLLMWLVVGYLVAAGAWVIASGFGRKEQLLNVACDPTRELWHDMNAAFAAQYEREHGMKLLIRQSHGGSGSQARAVIDGLPADVVTLALWTDTDAVRKAGLLEADWENRYPNRSLPYVSTIVFVVRKGNPKNIRDWADLTRPDVEIITPNPKTSGNGKWSFLAMWGSVVWRGGTADAARAFVTAAYRRVPVLDAAARGATMTFAQKRIGDVHLTWENEAHLEVKEADGELEIVHPGALSVLAEPHVAVVDANVRRKGTASVADAYVRFLYTEEAQELIAKNFHRPTNAAVFARHQALFPPMDLRRATTLVPSGKWDDVQKTFFAEGAVFDQIQIAGRK, encoded by the coding sequence ATGTGGAAACGCTTGCTGATGTGGTTGGTGGTCGGGTATCTGGTGGCGGCGGGTGCGTGGGTGATCGCGTCCGGGTTCGGGCGGAAGGAGCAGCTGCTCAACGTGGCCTGTGACCCCACCCGGGAGCTGTGGCACGACATGAACGCTGCGTTCGCGGCGCAGTACGAGCGCGAACACGGAATGAAGCTCCTGATCCGCCAATCGCACGGCGGCTCCGGGAGCCAGGCCCGTGCGGTGATCGACGGGCTGCCGGCCGACGTGGTGACCCTTGCGCTCTGGACCGATACTGATGCCGTGCGCAAGGCCGGTTTACTCGAAGCCGACTGGGAAAACCGCTACCCGAACCGGTCGCTCCCGTATGTCTCCACAATCGTGTTCGTGGTCCGCAAGGGGAACCCGAAGAACATTCGCGATTGGGCCGACCTGACGCGCCCGGACGTGGAGATCATCACCCCCAATCCGAAGACGTCCGGGAACGGGAAGTGGAGCTTCCTGGCGATGTGGGGATCGGTCGTCTGGCGGGGCGGCACCGCGGACGCGGCGCGGGCGTTCGTCACGGCCGCGTACCGGCGCGTCCCGGTCCTCGACGCGGCGGCGCGCGGCGCGACGATGACGTTCGCCCAAAAGCGGATCGGAGACGTCCACCTGACCTGGGAAAACGAGGCCCACCTGGAAGTGAAAGAGGCCGATGGCGAGCTGGAGATCGTCCACCCCGGCGCACTGAGTGTGCTGGCCGAACCCCACGTTGCCGTCGTCGACGCGAACGTCCGGCGGAAGGGTACGGCTTCGGTCGCGGACGCTTACGTGCGGTTCCTGTACACCGAAGAGGCACAAGAGCTGATCGCGAAGAACTTCCACCGGCCGACGAACGCCGCCGTGTTCGCCCGGCACCAGGCGCTCTTCCCGCCGATGGACCTGCGCCGGGCCACCACGCTCGTTCCGTCCGGCAAGTGGGACGACGTCCAGAAGACGTTCTTCGCGGAAGGCGCGGTGTTTGATCAGATCCAGATCGCCGGCCGGAAGTGA
- a CDS encoding amidohydrolase — MNALFRAVALVGLLLVVPISPVRAQPNAPADLIVYNGQVLTVDAKFSIVQAGAVRDGKVAAVGTNGDVLKLKGPKTRVIDASGNTVMPGLYDSHTHPVGAATSELGGATPPLRSIPEVLAFIRARAADTPEGNWIVIRYAFPTRLKEARFPTRAELDSAAPKHPVLYHAGPAGVANSKALDVSGVTKETKDPPAGQVVRDEKTGEPTGMLRNAYGVLKGVPNDGAAPDEPKRAAVRKLFGLYNQHGITSIADRNAGRGDLDLYLSLQRDNQLSLRINVARSFDASGSRDAVIRRLKDLVGEDGRGGPTGAGDAWVRIGPIKLFLDGGMLNGSAYMRKPWPRGDTYQITQDDYRGLLFIPPEPLKVVVEESAKRKWQVTAHTAGEGAMDVLLDAYEFADKIAPINDRRFCITHANFPSRLNLERCKRLGVCADVQPAWLYKDGETLLKVLGPERMRWFQPYKSWLEYTTIGGGSDHMLRFDPLDSTNPWSPWLGIWVALTRKLESGAVHLPGEALTREQAVCLYTINNAYLHNEEKEKGSLEVGKLGDLIVVDRDIMTCPVDEIRAVKVAVTVVGGKVVYERRK; from the coding sequence ATGAACGCTCTCTTTCGGGCCGTGGCGCTTGTGGGTCTTTTACTGGTCGTACCGATTTCGCCCGTCCGAGCACAGCCGAACGCTCCCGCGGACCTGATCGTTTATAACGGCCAGGTTCTCACAGTGGACGCCAAATTTTCCATCGTCCAGGCGGGCGCGGTGCGCGACGGCAAAGTCGCCGCCGTCGGCACAAACGGCGACGTCCTCAAACTCAAAGGTCCGAAGACACGAGTCATCGACGCCAGCGGTAACACCGTCATGCCGGGGCTGTACGACAGTCACACGCACCCCGTCGGTGCCGCGACGAGCGAACTCGGCGGTGCCACCCCGCCGCTCCGGTCCATTCCCGAGGTTCTCGCCTTCATCCGGGCGCGGGCGGCTGATACGCCCGAGGGCAACTGGATCGTGATCCGCTATGCGTTCCCCACGCGACTCAAAGAGGCCCGTTTCCCGACCAGAGCCGAACTCGATTCGGCCGCCCCCAAGCACCCGGTGCTCTACCACGCCGGCCCTGCGGGTGTGGCCAATAGCAAGGCACTGGATGTGTCCGGCGTGACCAAGGAGACCAAAGACCCGCCGGCCGGGCAGGTGGTCAGAGACGAGAAGACCGGTGAGCCGACCGGGATGCTCCGCAACGCCTATGGTGTCCTCAAGGGCGTTCCGAATGACGGCGCCGCACCGGACGAACCGAAGCGCGCCGCGGTGCGGAAACTTTTCGGCCTGTACAATCAGCACGGCATCACCAGCATCGCCGACCGCAACGCCGGCCGGGGCGACCTCGACCTCTATCTCTCGCTCCAACGAGACAACCAGCTCTCGCTCCGCATCAACGTCGCGAGAAGTTTCGACGCGAGCGGCAGCCGCGACGCCGTGATCCGGCGGCTCAAGGATCTCGTGGGCGAGGACGGCCGCGGCGGGCCGACCGGGGCCGGGGACGCGTGGGTCCGCATCGGCCCAATCAAGTTGTTCCTTGATGGCGGAATGCTGAACGGGTCCGCGTACATGCGCAAACCGTGGCCGCGTGGCGACACCTACCAGATCACGCAGGACGATTATCGGGGGCTTCTGTTCATCCCGCCCGAGCCGCTGAAGGTGGTGGTCGAAGAGTCGGCGAAGCGCAAGTGGCAGGTCACCGCGCACACGGCCGGCGAGGGCGCGATGGACGTCCTCCTCGACGCCTACGAGTTCGCGGACAAGATCGCTCCGATCAACGACCGGCGGTTCTGTATCACCCACGCGAACTTCCCCAGCCGCCTCAACCTCGAGCGCTGCAAGCGGCTCGGGGTGTGTGCCGACGTCCAGCCCGCGTGGCTCTACAAGGACGGCGAAACGCTGCTCAAGGTCCTCGGCCCCGAGCGGATGCGGTGGTTCCAACCGTACAAGAGCTGGCTCGAGTACACCACGATCGGCGGCGGCAGCGACCACATGCTCCGCTTCGACCCACTGGACAGCACGAACCCGTGGAGCCCGTGGCTCGGCATCTGGGTGGCGCTGACGCGCAAACTCGAGTCGGGGGCAGTCCACCTGCCCGGAGAAGCCCTCACCCGCGAGCAAGCCGTCTGCCTCTACACGATCAACAACGCGTACCTGCACAACGAGGAGAAAGAAAAGGGCTCACTGGAGGTGGGCAAACTCGGCGACCTGATCGTCGTGGACCGCGACATCATGACGTGCCCGGTGGACGAGATCCGCGCCGTCAAGGTGGCGGTTACGGTCGTAGGGGGCAAGGTGGTGTACGAGAGAAGGAAATAG
- a CDS encoding S41 family peptidase, which translates to MVGLAAVGLLLVAPAAPVPAHPPVPATKADRYKAVEFARIVYQVADPIALRYAKPVEMKELFGAATRGLYEECGLPVPDHVLKALHDAVRATDLIDTLADVRMRLANQPALRGPRALCAAINGFRHATEPGCQLVSPRASTFASVDMDFGVGIELEGVSGTRWMLYQVEYRTAQGYYAPIGWLEPVPQPDAVRAPIGVPWRITRVIPESPAQKAGLKPGDVITHFNGTEVTGENVNKLFAMFAFPPQLIDPQTGFPIAPDRTLTIQRGAGKPFTPNIKGAAYTPASAFGVVRTAGDKWDCLLDRDYKIGYIRIGAVEANLDAKVGALLADLDQTGCRALILDLRWCPGGYLDPGLRIAGMFLPPDAMLAQQKVRNPQLSATPPEVRNTFTDIKRYTTYPMVVLIGNETMGGGELIGAALRDNDRCVLMGQRTVGRASIQNIADGRFGGLQFKLTTGESLRPNGKSRMRKPNSGPTDDWGLRPDEGLEVPVTKDKSAELRQWAELHALRPFNSTEGLDFDDPAQDPYRVKALDYLRKKIGAPGGMK; encoded by the coding sequence ATGGTCGGACTCGCCGCGGTCGGGCTGCTGCTAGTCGCCCCGGCGGCGCCGGTGCCCGCGCACCCGCCGGTCCCGGCGACCAAGGCCGACCGGTACAAGGCTGTCGAGTTCGCCCGCATCGTGTACCAGGTGGCCGACCCGATCGCGTTGCGGTACGCCAAGCCGGTCGAAATGAAGGAACTGTTCGGGGCCGCGACACGGGGCCTGTACGAAGAGTGCGGGCTGCCGGTGCCCGACCACGTGCTCAAAGCGCTCCACGACGCGGTCCGTGCGACCGATCTCATCGACACGCTGGCCGACGTCCGGATGCGCCTGGCGAACCAACCGGCGCTGCGTGGCCCGCGTGCCCTGTGCGCCGCAATCAACGGCTTCCGGCACGCGACCGAACCGGGGTGCCAGCTCGTCAGCCCGCGGGCGAGCACGTTCGCGTCCGTTGACATGGACTTCGGGGTCGGGATCGAACTCGAAGGGGTCAGTGGCACGCGGTGGATGCTCTACCAGGTGGAGTACCGCACCGCGCAGGGCTACTACGCCCCAATCGGGTGGCTGGAGCCGGTGCCCCAACCCGACGCCGTGCGCGCCCCGATCGGCGTGCCGTGGCGGATCACCCGCGTGATACCCGAAAGCCCCGCCCAGAAGGCCGGACTCAAACCCGGCGACGTCATCACGCACTTCAACGGCACCGAGGTGACAGGCGAAAACGTGAACAAACTGTTCGCCATGTTCGCGTTTCCGCCGCAGTTGATTGATCCGCAGACGGGGTTCCCGATCGCCCCCGACCGCACCCTCACGATCCAACGCGGCGCGGGCAAGCCGTTCACGCCGAACATCAAGGGCGCGGCGTACACGCCCGCGAGCGCCTTCGGCGTGGTGCGCACCGCGGGGGACAAGTGGGACTGCTTGTTGGACCGTGACTACAAGATCGGCTACATCCGCATCGGCGCGGTCGAGGCGAACCTGGACGCGAAGGTGGGCGCGTTGCTCGCCGACCTGGACCAAACGGGGTGCCGGGCGCTGATCCTCGATCTGCGCTGGTGCCCCGGTGGGTACCTCGATCCGGGCCTGCGGATCGCGGGAATGTTCCTGCCACCGGACGCGATGCTGGCCCAGCAGAAGGTCCGCAATCCACAACTGTCCGCCACCCCGCCAGAGGTCCGCAACACCTTCACCGACATCAAGCGGTACACCACTTATCCAATGGTGGTACTGATCGGCAACGAGACGATGGGCGGCGGCGAACTGATCGGGGCCGCGCTCCGCGACAACGACCGGTGCGTCCTCATGGGTCAGCGGACGGTGGGTCGTGCGTCGATCCAGAACATCGCGGACGGCAGGTTCGGCGGGCTCCAGTTCAAGCTGACGACGGGCGAATCGTTGCGCCCGAACGGGAAATCGCGGATGCGAAAACCGAACAGCGGGCCGACCGACGACTGGGGGTTGCGGCCCGACGAGGGGTTGGAAGTCCCGGTGACGAAGGACAAATCGGCCGAGTTGCGCCAGTGGGCCGAGTTGCACGCGCTCCGACCGTTCAACAGCACCGAGGGGCTCGACTTCGACGACCCCGCGCAAGACCCGTACCGCGTGAAGGCGCTCGACTACCTCCGCAAGAAGATCGGCGCGCCGGGCGGGATGAAGTGA
- a CDS encoding cellulase family glycosylhydrolase, translated as MPVCPICCATALGPVALGGRSARCPKCRGAEAPGRSRRTGRFRPSLEELEQVLVPSVALHVVGTQLETPSGQVVQLRGVNVDGQEGWSNPAGGLVYNSDVKDSVESAFTAALDVWHANLIRLPINQDFWQGLDPGVNATTYISDIDHLVQQAASAGAYVMLDVQVSDGGTGDPLLESGDYSLPDNNTAAFWTSAARHYAANPAAFFDLFNEPGHFIANYTQYKSGAAQFNDTVDGRSVSYASPGMQGLINDIRGAGSNNIIAAEGMGYADDFSAIAAAITGGNGLADSARELMYSVHIYPNSVPDSSDVSLLNGLLPAAVAARYPVYVGEWGADVDPGAEGAPATSAAVWNQDLLTWLATQPYSWTAWAMNAEPWLTVQGTTTPTTYFGQLVLNDLTTPSEPAVSTAEVRFTNTDDRGTSTSTSGNPVTYTVQVSGGVGIPTGTVNFYNATTGAFLGVANLDGNGFAQLTTSVVSVGTSVIQVVYSGDGNYRAASATVKQVITDVPLYAAGSATGGPGIVTAFSPMTGSALIQFAPFGAYAGGVKVAVGDVTGDGYDDLIVMAGPGALNGLVEIYSGKDFSLVSEYFAFPGYPGEFNIAVGGLTGTGVADVIFSTATGGDFVFAYAGASTQMITLFSAFGGFTGGVTIAAGDVLRRGYDQIIVGTASRLGAAGVFNTAGQLLQPYDFAPIPMNGVNVAAGDLNNSGHDDIIFGARTGSTLVLEYDGESQDLMGWFFAYPGQSFGVTVATVDPTGDGYADIVTGFTGNVSAIALYSGLSFQLMTVDGQPSGAGGVNVAGSGDRE; from the coding sequence GTGCCGGTTTGCCCGATCTGCTGTGCCACCGCGCTCGGTCCGGTCGCGTTGGGTGGCCGGTCGGCCCGGTGCCCGAAGTGCCGCGGCGCGGAGGCCCCCGGTCGTTCGCGTCGAACGGGGCGCTTCCGGCCGTCCCTGGAGGAGCTGGAACAGGTCCTCGTTCCGTCCGTGGCACTGCACGTCGTTGGGACGCAACTCGAGACACCGAGCGGACAGGTGGTTCAGTTGCGTGGCGTGAATGTCGATGGACAGGAGGGCTGGAGTAACCCCGCCGGCGGTCTCGTTTACAACTCGGACGTCAAGGACTCGGTCGAAAGTGCGTTCACCGCCGCGCTCGATGTCTGGCACGCGAACCTCATCCGCCTGCCGATCAATCAGGACTTCTGGCAGGGACTCGACCCCGGCGTGAACGCGACGACCTACATCTCCGACATCGATCACCTGGTCCAACAAGCGGCGAGCGCCGGCGCCTACGTCATGCTCGACGTTCAGGTTTCGGACGGGGGCACGGGAGACCCGTTGCTCGAGAGCGGGGACTACAGTCTGCCCGATAACAACACGGCCGCGTTCTGGACCAGTGCGGCGCGGCACTACGCGGCCAACCCGGCCGCGTTCTTCGACCTCTTCAACGAGCCCGGCCACTTCATCGCGAATTACACTCAATACAAGAGCGGCGCCGCTCAGTTTAACGACACGGTCGATGGCCGCAGCGTCTCCTACGCCAGCCCCGGAATGCAGGGGCTCATCAACGACATTCGGGGCGCCGGGTCGAACAACATTATCGCCGCCGAGGGCATGGGCTACGCCGACGACTTCTCGGCCATCGCCGCCGCCATCACCGGTGGGAACGGTCTCGCGGACAGCGCGCGGGAGCTGATGTACTCCGTCCACATCTATCCGAACTCGGTTCCGGACAGTTCCGACGTCTCGCTGCTGAACGGCCTCCTGCCGGCGGCCGTGGCGGCGCGGTATCCGGTTTACGTGGGCGAGTGGGGGGCCGACGTCGATCCGGGCGCCGAGGGCGCCCCGGCCACGTCAGCGGCGGTCTGGAACCAGGATCTGCTCACCTGGCTCGCCACGCAGCCGTACAGTTGGACCGCTTGGGCAATGAACGCCGAACCCTGGCTGACCGTCCAGGGGACCACGACGCCGACCACGTACTTCGGACAACTGGTCCTGAACGACTTGACGACGCCGAGTGAACCCGCAGTCTCGACCGCTGAGGTTCGGTTCACGAACACGGACGACAGGGGCACCAGCACCAGCACCAGCGGCAACCCGGTCACGTACACGGTCCAGGTGTCAGGGGGCGTCGGAATCCCGACGGGAACGGTCAACTTCTACAACGCGACCACCGGGGCGTTCCTCGGCGTCGCGAACCTCGACGGGAACGGGTTCGCTCAACTGACCACGTCCGTGGTGTCCGTCGGGACCAGTGTGATCCAGGTCGTGTACTCCGGTGATGGCAACTATCGCGCGGCCTCGGCCACCGTGAAGCAGGTCATTACCGACGTCCCTCTTTATGCGGCGGGCAGCGCCACGGGTGGTCCGGGCATTGTCACTGCCTTCAGTCCGATGACGGGCAGTGCGCTCATCCAGTTCGCGCCGTTTGGCGCTTACGCCGGTGGGGTGAAGGTGGCGGTGGGCGACGTGACCGGGGACGGGTACGACGACCTGATCGTGATGGCCGGACCCGGTGCCCTCAACGGCCTGGTCGAGATCTACAGCGGCAAGGACTTCTCGCTCGTGAGCGAGTATTTTGCGTTCCCGGGGTACCCGGGCGAGTTCAACATCGCGGTCGGGGGCCTGACCGGCACCGGGGTCGCGGACGTGATCTTCTCCACGGCCACGGGGGGCGATTTCGTGTTCGCTTACGCCGGCGCGAGCACCCAGATGATCACCCTGTTCTCGGCGTTCGGCGGGTTCACCGGCGGCGTCACCATCGCGGCCGGAGACGTGCTGAGACGGGGCTACGACCAGATCATCGTCGGGACGGCGTCCCGGTTGGGCGCGGCCGGGGTGTTCAACACCGCCGGCCAACTGCTCCAGCCGTACGACTTCGCCCCGATCCCGATGAACGGGGTGAACGTGGCCGCGGGCGACCTGAACAACTCCGGGCACGACGACATCATCTTCGGGGCGCGGACCGGATCGACGCTGGTGCTGGAGTACGACGGGGAGTCGCAGGACCTGATGGGGTGGTTCTTCGCGTACCCGGGCCAGTCGTTCGGGGTGACCGTGGCGACCGTGGACCCGACCGGGGACGGGTACGCCGACATCGTCACCGGGTTCACGGGCAACGTGTCGGCGATCGCCCTCTACAGCGGGCTCTCGTTCCAACTGATGACCGTCGACGGCCAGCCGAGCGGGGCCGGCGGGGTCAACGTCGCCGGTAGCGGCGACAGGGAATAG
- a CDS encoding group II intron maturase-specific domain-containing protein: protein MARVEERKFLSYQLLSDGRLGIAPKSLERATDRIRSITRRNRGVGLERMVGELNSSLSGWVTYFRHAAM from the coding sequence GTGGCACGGGTCGAGGAGCGGAAGTTCCTCAGCTATCAACTCCTGAGCGACGGGCGGTTGGGGATCGCGCCAAAGAGTCTGGAGCGGGCCACGGACCGCATCCGGTCGATCACCCGCCGGAATCGGGGCGTCGGTCTCGAGCGGATGGTTGGGGAACTCAACTCGTCTCTGAGCGGCTGGGTGACGTACTTTCGCCACGCGGCGATGTAG